The following are encoded together in the Anopheles nili chromosome 3, idAnoNiliSN_F5_01, whole genome shotgun sequence genome:
- the LOC128724809 gene encoding uncharacterized protein LOC128724809, translating to MESFGIHQNCQLLVALAQRVGALVISLLSYARHECHPFLEPFRKALLPMHRAVADFLGEPFAETSFLLRNPLPSFRVPSSMPHQFQPRESRHLVDHFPIGMSVTPPEDITPPGTPPRFEPLGYTSTPFPTPVVRPRPEPFALLMQVLTVMRKSDVDGIASVTGRFSSDPVFRERILGELSELRSIFDSQADYSAGGTIGALMDRVAQAEITLSSLINNLQHLPHH from the exons ATGGAATCGTTTGGAATTCATCAAAATTGTCAACTGTTGGTGGCGTTGGCCCAGCGCGTTGGTGCGCTCGTGATTTCGCTGCTTAGCTACGCGCGTCACGAATGCCACCCGTTCTTGGAGCCTTTTCGCAAGGCGCTACTTCCCATGCACCGAGCGGTGGCAGATTTTCTCGGGGAGCCCTTCGCGGAGACGAGTTTTCTGCTCCGCAACCCACTGCCATCGTTTCGCGTTCCCTCGTCGATGCCT CACCAGTTCCAGCCACGAGAATCGCGCCATCTGGTGGACCATTTTCCGATCGGCATGAGTGTCACCCCACCCGAGGACATCACACCTCCCGGGACGCCACCCCGTTTCGAGCCGCTCGGGTATACCTCGACGCCCTTTCCGACGCCGGTGGTTCGACCGCGACCGGAACCCTTCGCGCTTCTCATGCAAGTGCTGACGGTAATGCGGAAGTCAGACGTGGACGGGATTGCATCCGTCACTGGACGGTTTTCCAGTGATCCGGTGTTTCGCGAACGGATTCTCGGGGAGCTCAGCGAACTGAGGTCGATTTTTGACTCCCAGGCGGATTACTCGGCTGGTGGGACCATCGGTGCACTGATGGATCGCGTTGCTCAAGCCGAAATCACGCTGTCGTCGCTCATCAATAATCTACAGCATCTACCGCACCATTAA